The Brassica oleracea var. oleracea cultivar TO1000 chromosome C7, BOL, whole genome shotgun sequence sequence AAATGTTTTTTTTACGTCAAAAAGCCATTCTATTACTCAAACTTGAGGTGGTCTGGATAACCAGACCGGGATAGAACAACCAATAAAAAGTAACTCCTTATGGAAGGATCTAGCAGTCTTAGCTAAAAAATCTGAAGTCTGATTGCACGCTCGTGGAACATAAATGATGTTGAAATCCGGAAAGCAAATTTGAAGCGTCTCAATCCTTTCCAACTCCATCGCAAAGCTTGGCCAAGCATGAGGTTCTTTTATCATTGCAATCAGCTCCTTGCAATCTGTCCCAAAGCTCTGGCATGTTAAATGTTTAAGCATGTTCTCCATTGCCCACCGCAATGCTTCTACTTACGAATGCAAAGCTGATTCGCGCCGAGTGAAGTTCCTTGCCCCCATAAGTTGAATGTTCCCACCACTGTCCATCCAAGCCCATCCCCATCCACTAAAATGAACAGAAACTGTCCAAGATCCATCTAACAAACAAATATTATTCAAGTTTATGACTTGAGATTCCTCAGCATTGATGTCTTGGACCACTGGTTGTACCACCTTGTTCGCTTCAAACCATGCTTGACATTCGCTTTCTGCATATCGTACTGGTTCCAAATGATCTCAGTGTATCCCCTGAAAAGTTTTTCATCCGCTTTCTGCATATCGGTTTGAAATGTTATAATATTTATTATAGGTTATTTAATTGTTATATTAAATATCTTATATTATATGGTTATATAAAAAATTTAAATGATGAATTACATTAGTGTAATACATAATAATGTCCGGTTTAGAAATGCTTCTCACACACTCATACCAAAAAAGTTACGTACATAGGAAGGAAATGCACCATTAAAAAACATGAGTTGGATAAATTATTAAAATGTAATACATAGTATACATAATGTCCGTTTTATTAATGGACATGACCCATTAAAATGTTGTTAAAAAACGTAATGGGCTTTGCTAATGAACCTCGCGCGAAATGAATTGGATAAATTAGCAAAATCTATTTAACTAAAACCAGTTTCAGGGAAACGTAAATAATAAGAAAAAGCCAGGGTTATTTCTCATTTGTACTTCACTTTTAATAGGATAGATAGATGTTTCTATCGACTTTAGTCATGTATCAATCTGATTAATCCAACATTATATATCCAACATTATATATCCATTTATTGGTGCCATGTTGAAGGACAAAAATTGTGGTAAATTTTTTCTTCCTCGAAATTTATATCAGTTATGTTGATATTTTAGTCAAATTATTGAAAGGTGGATTCCATTTTTTTCTCTAAATTCTTCATGGATAAATGAATTTATAAAAAAAAATTCCCTCTGCAATTTTGATAACGAATAAAATGAACCAAAATTCATATTTTTTTTATTTTTTCAATTCCTCAAATAAATTTTTCTTTTTCATTTTGTTCATTTTTTCAATTTTTTTTAGTAGTCACCAATTGAAGCCTTATTGTTTTTGTTGAAAAATATTTTCTCTGTTTTATAAACAGTATTTTTTATACTTTTCCTTAATATGATTTATACCTAATTGAGTTTAATAATAATTGCAAAATGCATTTATCTTATAAATGATTTTACTTCTCAAACACTATTAATTAAATAGATGTAATTATTAAAGACATTAATACATTTGATTCATTTTATTAATTTCTGTGAAAATTGTTAAAATGATATTTTTTTTATGAAATGGAGGGAGTATTAGTCTAATCTATTAGTGTTAAGAAAAGAAGATCTTATAGTCAAGCATCCAACCCAAATACCATAAGTATTAAGGTCTTTTTCATCGTTTATTTTCCTAATAAGCTCCTCTCATCAACTTGAAAGGGCAAAAAGAAAAGAAAAAAATCAAAATAAAAAAAAACATAGACACACAAGAAGGGATAAATAACCTCTAAATGTAGTGTTCATAAGGACAAGCCCACATGGTGTGGGTTATGTCACTTAGACCCCACAGCTTCACCTCTCACCTTCTTTGCTCCCAACCTTTACTTTTATCAACTTATGTCCCAATCTTCCTTAGATACCGAATCTTTACTACTATTTTATGCAAATAGTTCTTGTGCCTTTTTAATTTTATTTTCCTCTTAGTCATAGTCGAGTGTCTCTAAACGCTGGACCCGATTTATCAACTAACTCTAAAACCTGTTTAACTCTCAACGTTCATGAAAGATAATGACAGTATTTTTTTATACTCTTTTCCATTTCATAATCGTTTTAAAATGTATGGTGACATGTTATATTGGTAAGGGGGTATTTATGTATAGCAATAAGATGTAACAAAGAAGTAAGTAAAAATAAACATTTTAAAAGGAAAAATAGAAAACATAAACCAGTAGGGGACCTATGTGTGTGGGTCAATGTTGCTTTCTATTTAAAGCTAAGCAGAATGATATCAATGGATTAGTTTCTCCAACCTCTTTCATCTCTTCTAAGCAACCTACCCAAACAACATTACATAAACCTAAATCTCTCCTCATACATTTATAGCAAATCATCTCTTGCTTTAAGCACACACTCAGACACACAAAATCAGAGCGTTTCTCCCCGTCCTCTATTCTGTTTGTACTTTTGGTCTCACTTTAAAGATCAAATCCGTAAATTCAAGTTGAGAGATTTTTTGCAGAGAACGATATGTTGGAATGTCTTGTCTCTCTAGAAAGCATGTCCTTGAGCTCCATGGATGTGTCTGTACTTGAAAGGCTTAAATGGCTGCAACAACAACAACAACAAGTTCTGAGCACTACTAATGCTTCACCTGAACTTCTTCAGTTCCATGGAACCAACAATGATGAGTTGTTGCAGAATACCTTCAGCCATTTTCAAATGCTTGGATCTGGTTTTGGACCAAACTATAGCATGGGTTTTGGTCCTTCACATGAAGCTATGGATGGCTGCATTTCAAGAACAAATAGCTGCCAGATGGATCAAGCCGATACAGTGGGGGTAATGTTGAACAACAGTGAAGAAAACATAACTATTATCTTGAAAAACAAGAGAAAATCAGAGGTTTGTTAGATCAAATTTTGGTTTAAAAGTATGTTTTGAAACATGGGTTTGATGTTTCTAATATAATTATGTCTCAGGTTAAGACAAGGGAAGAGGAAAAGACAGAGAAGAAGATCAAAGTAGAGGCTGAGACAGAGTCAAACATGAAAGTAAAATCAAACTTGAGTAACACGGAAGCATCTTCAGAAACTTCAAAGCAGAAATCAAAGGCAGCTTCAGAGACCCAGAAATTGGATTATATCCACGTGAGAGCTCGTCGAGGCCAAGCAACAGACAGACACAGTTTAGCAGAAAGGGTAAAAAAAATGTTTCGACCAATTTTCTTGTGCTACAAGTCAAAAGATAATTCTAGGGTTTTAATTGGATGTTTCCTTTGGCAGGCAAGAAGAGAAAAGATCAGCAAGAAGATGAAGTATCTGCAAGATCTTGTCCCTGGATGCAACAAAGTCACTGGAAGAGCTGGTATG is a genomic window containing:
- the LOC106301380 gene encoding transcription factor HBI1-like, translated to MLECLVSLESMSLSSMDVSVLERLKWLQQQQQQVLSTTNASPELLQFHGTNNDELLQNTFSHFQMLGSGFGPNYSMGFGPSHEAMDGCISRTNSCQMDQADTVGVMLNNSEENITIILKNKRKSEVKTREEEKTEKKIKVEAETESNMKVKSNLSNTEASSETSKQKSKAASETQKLDYIHVRARRGQATDRHSLAERARREKISKKMKYLQDLVPGCNKVTGRAGMLDEIINYVQSLQRQVEFLSMKLAVLNPELELAMEDLSVKQFQAYFTNLPVVVASKPSLMVDAPLFPLDQQGSLDLSVINPNQATTIEAPSASWDTQSQSLYNTSSLGFQY